Proteins encoded by one window of Candidatus Zixiibacteriota bacterium:
- the nusB gene encoding transcription antitermination factor NusB, with amino-acid sequence MRPFEQPRRQARELVLQALYATEFGSARPEEALADLLADQPLAEGATAFAQRLFASTRRRVEWANAAIAELAVNWNINRIAAVDRVILRMALVELDEFPDTPVKVVLNEAIELAKKFSTAESSAFVNGILDAWVKRNDRGTGPGT; translated from the coding sequence GTGAGACCGTTCGAACAACCCCGCCGGCAGGCGCGCGAACTGGTGCTCCAGGCGCTCTACGCCACCGAGTTCGGCAGCGCGCGGCCGGAGGAAGCGTTGGCCGACCTGCTCGCCGACCAGCCGCTGGCCGAAGGGGCGACGGCCTTTGCGCAGCGTCTGTTCGCCTCGACGCGGCGCCGGGTCGAATGGGCCAACGCCGCCATCGCCGAGCTGGCGGTCAACTGGAATATCAACCGCATCGCGGCCGTCGACCGGGTGATCCTGCGAATGGCGCTGGTGGAGCTGGATGAGTTCCCCGATACGCCGGTGAAGGTGGTGCTCAACGAGGCAATCGAACTGGCGAAGAAGTTCTCGACCGCCGAATCGTCGGCCTTCGTCAACGGGATCCTCGATGCGTGGGTGAAGCGGAACGACCGGGGAACGGGCCCGGGGACGTAG